The genome window AATGAAGACTGTggcaagaaaaaaacatgattacACTTTTCTCATTTGATCTATAAATCTGCCGCGCTGATGGTCTGGAGAGCATGAGGAACCCTGATTATTGACAACAGGATCCTGACAAACTGGTACAGTACCCTTTGAGTAATCAGGTTCACATGGTTTAAAACCCCCTTATGCCATTCCACCTTCAGACAACCGGTGTAAACCGTGGAAAAACTTTTGACCTAGAATCGCGATCCAGGAATTTCTGAATAAGTCCTTAATTTACACTGATTTGTCTGTGGGTAGAAGGGCGCATTTAGGGTTTCAGAATGTTCAAAGTTGTCGGGAAGCTGTAAAGTGATTCCCTAAAGGTCCATCTCCACATAACTATTCATCAATTCAAAGTTCCGCACAGTTGAGAAGAGGCAAAAAACTTCCATTCCTCTTGTCAAATGAAACTGTATTTAGGCAGAGAAAAGCACAGAACTTGTTGTTGGTGTGAATGCTTGTGGCCTGTTCGCAAATAGCAGCGATATATATATTTAAGTGGAGACGGGCCTTAAGGCCACACCAATATAATATATTAGATAGCGGTGATCAGGGAAACTATTCTTGGGTAAAGGATGGAAATAGGAAATTTGGAACTGAGGGCAAAAGGATAATTTCTTCAGTTTTTCATAGAACTTGAAGGCACATAGGTGAATAGCTGGCAATGAGATTTGATTGTAAGAGAGTCAAGGGTGCTCTTTTGTATATAATTTGCCTGCCCCCTTAGGGTTTGGTTCAGCGGCCCGCTATCCAATGAATTATATTGCTGTGGCCTAACGTGGCAGTCATATGGGTGCAACAGCATCGCTGTTTTTCCGCTTATGCTCACTTTCCAGAGTTTTTCTCGTCTCATTCAGCGCGTGCGTCTTAAGAAAGTCTATCTCCTTATATTCCGTCGGCGAGACGTTCCCAGCAGTTACAGGTTTTGACAGTTTCGGCGACCTTTTGATGACCTTCTTCTCCGGGGTCGCTTGAAGGTCGAGGTCAAGGTACTGGATTTCATCACCACTGCCCTTAGGTCcgctgaggtcaaggtcaagataCTGGATCTCTTTTTTCTGTTGTGGCGGTTTGTGATTGTAGGGGAGGGTGAGGCTGTTAGCATGGGAACGCCGGCTAGCCTGCAATGATAGCATGAAGAAATTGTTACAATGAGATGTTTGGGATAATATCAACATGTATGATACAGCAGTAAAACCACATGAGTGCTAATGTTTTCGTTTGCCTCCCGAATTGCCAAAATAAGCCTCCCAGCCAATACAGAGCCGCTCAGCATAGAATAGTTACAAGTTTACTCCCTAGATGGCAGTACTCATTTCATAAACATCACAGAaagtgtttattttcaaatgtAACACTTGAAACGTATTTCACATTTTATAAATTGCATTATCAACCCCTGCACTAAAGTACAAACGATCATTAGATTAGACTTAATTGCATCGTTTTGTGATCCATGTGAGCATTTAACCACATGTTCCGATATCAAGGTGAATTTACATTTGTAATGCTACCAGACAAACGTCAACATGGCTTCGACGTTTACTCCAACCCAACCTGGCCGGCAATGCAGCAGTGTGTCAATAGAACACTGCACATGACTGTACATTTAGACATGTAAACAAAGGATGGAACGATCTTCAGGTTTGAAATGTCAGTCTCCATAACGAACCTGGATTGGCCTGGATTCAATCAATTATAGATCTATTATTGAACTCACAAAGTGATCGGTGGAGTTTTTGTGTAGTATTGTTAAGGTAATGTACACAAGGTAGGACATAGCAAGGTTATTTTTAGATAATTTTGGTACACCCAGAATAACACCTTCCAgaatcttttgtcaattttttattGGTATTTTTGGTGTGAAACATCAGGAATATTTGATACAACAATTAATAAAGcagtcttagattggtgaaactagagtttCATGCCCAGGATGTAATAACAAAACCACAGTCTCCCTCTAAAAAACCTCTAAGGTCAAACTAATGTTTCTGTTGATCTGCATTCAGTTAATAGTTAATAGGCGGTTACCGTAGCAACGGGGAGCTTTTCGATACACAAGATGCGACACACTGATCTATAAATTGAAATACCCACGAGAGAGCGATATCGATTCTTCTGCAGCGGGTGACTAATCGTTGAGTCGCCGCGGCGCTCTTGTAAGAAACCGAGATGTAGCGTCAAATTACGGTAATGTGTGAAGGTCACATTTGTGAAGGTCACATGTGGGACTCGAGTCAACTGTTTAAATCAGTCGTAAAGGATTTTTTgagttttttaaaatgttgatgaCTTAATACTGATGTTTCTTGATTATTGCTTGATTGTGGACTTAGGTACTCACATGAGTTCCATAGTATAGAGGAACTCGCCTCTCTATTGAGGGCATTTTCTCTGTTAGGGGAACTCTCTCTGCTAGGGAAActctccctattaaggacaccctctctattcagaacaccctctctataaaggacaccctctctattaaggacaatactAACGGTCCCAAGTtcttaccattcaatttgacctctctaatcaacaTACCTCTCCATAGAGGAGAGCATTGGTCAATatggagggtgtccttaatagagaggttctactgcatgtCAATAGATAGCGGGTTCAGTGTGTTGTTGGTACCAGCATGATTACTTTCATTTTGGCATAAATCAGAAATTTACACGTTTTAACCGAAACAGCACCGTCCTTATAGGGTTAATGTTTACAAAATTAGTCCAGCATGATTGATATTCATCTTCATCAAAACGAACCCTTGAAGAAGCAGACGATCGGTACGAGTACCTGCTCGATGGATCTATTCACAGCAAACGTGCCGCGACTAACGGTAGAGATTTTTTGTTGAGTGCAAAGTGTGATGAGTCATGGTGGGTAAATACTACTGCAGGATGAGGAGGGCTATGCATCATCGTATTGCTTCACAGCTGCAGCAGACATCATCAATTTGCTTCTTCATCTGCAGCAGACGTCATTAAATTGCTTCTTCATTTGAAGCAGTATTGCTTCACAGCTGCAGCAGACATCATCAATTTGCTTCTTCATCTGCAGCAGACGTCATTAAATTGCTTCTTCATTTGAAGCAGACGTCATCAATTTGCTTCTTCAGCGACAGCAGACGTCATTAATTTGCTTCTTCAGCGACAGCAGACGTCATTAATTTGCTTCTTCAGTTGAAGCAGACATGTGTTTGTGTGTATGGGTGTGTGCATGAATGTGTGCATGCATGTCTGTCTCTCCCATGCTCTAATGGTGAGGCAAATGATCACCAAATGTTCCTTTCTTTTCTAAATAGAAAGATGAAAATACACGCACCTTGGCTATCAACTGTTCCGACAAAGAGTCGTCGTCATCTGAACTGGAAGAGTCATCACTGCCGATACGTGTCGGAGTAGGAATACCGATCTCACTGATGGCCGCCTGCGTCTTCGTCGACCTGAAAATGACTCTTAGATTAGTTGCGAGCAAAAAATGGCCATTAGTTGACAAATACGTTTTTGCAATGTGAGTGGACCGAGTTTCTTTAAAACTAGAGAAAACCATTTATTTCCAATTAAGAAGCATTATGAAAACACTGCGTTCATTCTTTACAATCATACACCTTTTTGCTATTTGTGATAAAAAGGTCTCCTGTCTGCCGACAAAACCAGGACCAGTTATTGTTGTGGTTGATATTGATAGCAGGTCAATGCGACCGCAGATTCTTGTAACAGGCAACTATGATGACCATCGCACACAAGAGATGTTGTTGCATGAGATCAAAATTGCAGGGCGTGGTGAAGATAATCGTTCATCACTTATTTGGGGGATACTTTATGAGTGATGTCCACCTCCTTGACCTCCTTTGATTACGAGACATCCTGTACGACAATAAATCTGGCCCATTTTTCTGAACAATCACCCCATATCCTGCCGTTATTAACTTCCTTGTTCCAGTCATAATTTGTCTGATGACCTAAAATTGCTTAGTGTTAATTAACAAGAAATTAATTGCTCAGGATTTAGATATATCTTGGAATCTTTTCAATCTTGTCATGTCATCTTGCCATACCGGACTTTCCTAATGAACAGTCAGATGGATATTGACGCAACATTCCTTGGTCCTCGACACTCACATGATGAACTGTTGCAAGGTTACATACAGATTGAAGGCCAGTCCTGTACAGGTCAAAGACCAGTCCCGCACAGGTCAAAGACCAGTCCCGCACAGGTCAAAGACCAGTCCCGCACAGGTCAAAGACCAGTCCCGCACAGGTCAAAGACCAGTCCCGCACAGGTCAAAGACCAGTCCCACACAGGTCAAAGACCAGTCCCACACAGGTCAAAGACCAGTCCTGCACAGGTCAAAGACCAGTCCCACACAGGTCAAAGACCAGTCCCACACAGGTCAAAGACCAGTCCTGCACAGGTTAAATACCAGTCCTGCACAGGTCAAAGACCAGTCCCGCGTAGGTTTTAACTTAGGCCAGTCTTGACCTGATTATATGTCAGTCATCTTTGGGTTAATGGCCAGCACTTTCCTCGCGTTTGGTTAGTCCTTTTGATCTTGCCTCCAGACGTTGATAAATTATTCAAGTTGGACAAACAGACGAATGTTGCAGAAGAAAAACACACTGTCTTGTCTGCAGAAGTAAATTATTCATGAGTCGGGCAGCTGTTACAGTCAGATCGTACAATTTAACATCGTGGAGTCTGGTCAGTAATAGCAAAGGTCGAAAATGGTCACCTCTAATCATTGTTCTTGAATGACTATATCGCAGTGAGGGGCAGAATACAGATTGAAAAAGTCCTTGCCGATCAAAGCTGTCAGAAATGAAGCTAAAAGTTGTTTTTACCTGTTCATAGGTGGCGTCGGCACTCGTTCCTTCTTAAAGCTTCGTGTCCGTGCGGTCGGGTAGATGGCGTAAGTATCCTCGGGAAGAGTACCTGGGGTGAGGATGGTGAAATGAATTATAAGATTTTGTAATGAATTGATAATGTAACCTTTACAGTGACAAAGACACACTTGATATGCGATGCCGAGTGCAGGGATTGTAGCTGGGTGGACAGCCTTGGAAATGGATGATAACAATAGGTAGGGGATGCAGGTACGTGTGTACCTTTTCAGGAGGCTGGTGTTTAATCATCAAACTAGGTGgacaagaaaaacaaacaaggTGAAATGACAACGATGACATCAATCATGTCTTGCAAGATCCATACCATTGTTGTagcgtcatttgctggctctgttagcttaCAGCGGTGACATGACCCGCATGACATCATGTGGCGTTATTTGAAATAACCAACAGGTGACGTTACTGGTTTCAAACTTTGTTGGCAAGTTCCGaaatacttttttttcaaaGAACATTTGGGTGGAGGATTTATAGGTTTCCTGGTAGGTTACATTGAAAGTGTGGAAGGTGAGAGGCAAATCATGACGTGCAAAATTGATCACAAAAAGACGGGACATCACATACAACATCAAGAGAGGCTGATGCTGAATGGTACGAACCGACGGAGTAGGACCTACCCTTGGCGGCTGGTTTTTTGGTAGGCGTCGCTCGTGTCGTGACCTGAGGCCGTGCGCTCGTAATCGGCGCATTCGACGGCGGTATCTGGTAAATATTATCATTAACGGCCGAGTCTCTAAGAGCCTGTAAGTGTAAGTCACCATTTCGATTCGTTGTCGGTACAACAGAGAATAAGTCATTGCCTAATTTGGTATTATTGTTACTATTGTCAGCCGGGGCAAacgcatcatcgtcatcattatcgaccGTGGTGGAAGCGTTAATATAATTATGAGTCGTCACATTCGACGTAACATTCCCTGGCGGTGGCGACATTGATAAACAACCGTTATTCGGTTGCGGTTTTGGAAAGTCGTAAATATCATCAAACGATCTTTGTTTAAATTCAGTTAAATCCGGCTTTCTGTTTGCCGGATGCGCCATGCTATTTGGAGGCACATTCTGGTAAGCCAATCTTGTCTCTATCTGCGCCGGTTTGCCCGGAGCAGGTCTTGGCGGTCGAGGAGGTGCGTCAGGGATGACTGGCGCCATCGGCTCAGAATTGTCAATCCGCGAAGGCGGATAATCATACATATCCTCTGGTGCCGATAACCTGACTTCGCTTGTTTTTTTTGCTACTTCGTCCAACTGATAGCGGGTCGGCGGTACGTCGTATATCTCGTTCGGTCCCGACATTGAAGACTGCTCAGATAAAGTGCTCTGGGTTGAGCCACGTACAGAACTGTCTCTCTTAGCACTCGATGACGTGGAATCCCGTCGTAGGTTCGATGAGAACACTGCACTTTGGGGCGGTGGGACATCATACCAATCTTGCGGGCCTTCAGATACGGGTATATCCGGCCGGCGTGGCGGCACGCTATATAAATTCGGCTCAAAAGTGAAAGCGTTATCCGTGGTTGGTGATGGATCAACAGGTAAGGGAATCGGTGGCGGTGGTGTGTCTGGAATACTGTCTACACTCTGACGGTCGAATTCCGGTGACGATACCGGTGCTGGATCATTTTTAGTGCTCACGCAAACATCCAGCCTGACGTATGATCCGGCATGATTTTGTTCAGCTATGCTTGAAGGTGTTTCTGGTTGTTGTGCCCCCATTCCTGTGTGTGGTTGGACCGTGCGGACGTCAACAGACCCGTCTACAGAGTCCACAGGTGGCGCCGCTGGTTGGTCCGCATCAGGCACTGAAAATAGAGGTCAAACAAGTTGTAAACAGTGCATAAATATGATCATAAGATAATATAATGAACTATGTGCTGCAGCTGCTGTCTCCAAGTGACATCCCGCAGCTACAATCAGTCCTTCACATTAGTCCTCGGGCAGCTGGCCGTGTGATGAGCGCACTGCCTTTATGGAGGCATGTCCATGTCTTGGACTATGGAGGGGTCCAAGTCCAGCCAGTCCGAGTTTAGCCCATTCCGTGGCTCCACTTCAGGACAGACAATTCGGAGCCATATTATGGTAAACGTGTTGAATATATACCGGTAACTTGTTTTTCATTTAGCAGCTGTCTCCTCCTAAGGTCAAGGTCGCGAACTCCCAGCTCGGAGCACAACAGACGGTTATCAATCAAGAGAGGCGACTATTTTTAGATTTACCATTTCGTTTATAACTTCTTGAGGCTTCAATCATCAACACCCGCACTGGCGTTGGAGCTATGGGAACACCCCTCCCCCAGGCCCCATGCCGAAAGGCCAACTACCTCTCACAGAGCATAGAAATAGTTACAGAATCTACTACAAACCAAGGAGGGCGGCACCGCCGAGTGATTGATGCCCATGACAGATGTGGGGCAAGATGACATCCATCAGAGGAGGGGCAGGGCTGTCAACACACTCCATAATTCAGTGGCATCAACTACACAACAAGTTTTATCGAACCAGAATATGTATGAGCATATTCAACTGGTGTCAAAGCACAACACTTTCCGCACCATGTGATTGGCCCAACCAAAGCCCTTCTTCAGACTCCCAGGGAAAAGTGTGGCTAATACTGACTACATTTACTACACTACTAGTGAGTACTAGTAAAAGTCATGATATTTTTGGTCTGCCCTTTTGATTCAGCTCATTACACAATTAAACTTTGGACCTCTTGAGTAGTGCTATAGGACGACACCACCCATTCATTTCCTGCTGCAGACATCCCCCTCCCGTCCAACGTCTGTTAACACTTTAAGACACAGTTTCAAAATTTGCTCCGGGTAACTGATTACAACCAAATCTTTTAGAATCCTCAACAACTGGACACATTTTCTGCAATTTTTAACAAAAGATAAGAAACGTTGTACGTACCGTCTTCTGGTTTGAGTCCACAAACTTGGCAGAGACACTCGACCCACTTGTTCATCTCATTCTCCGAATCCACCGCCAAGTAATATGTACGATCCTTCTTCTTGAATTTCGTCTTTATTGCAAAGAGATGAGCATAATGAGAGGAGTCAAGCGAGGAGATGATCTGCTCCGTCAGTTCCAAGTCGATGCTGCCTGTCTTACGACGACACGTCTCATCTTCGTAATAATCGAGTGCGAAGTATCCGGGGAGACTACCCAGAGGCTTATGAAGCACGAAATAACGTCGACGCCATTTCTGTAATGAGACGACAATAGGAGATTTATTTTATTACGTAATTCAATTAACGATCAATTTAAATAAATCTACATAGCTTTGTTTTGTGCTGAAAATCAATTATTCTGGACAAGTAATTAAGAGTAGGCGGATTGAAAAAAGATAAACTTGAATTAAGTACACTTTCTGAGTAAACAGCTATTACAACTGATATTCTAAATCCCCTGATGCGACGATTGTGAAGTCAAAACCAATTGACAAGACCATTTGTTAGAAAAGGGTTGAATGGGTTAAACTGTCCTTTCCATCACTCAGGCAAACACGCCATTAATGCCCCACAACCCCGTGGAGGACAGGCCATTAATCAATAATATATTCCTTCATCAAGTATTGTAAGAACGAAGTAGAGGACAGAATTACCATACAAATGACGCAGAATCTGATTAATGATTGATCATCAATCTCTGACGATCGATGCCACGTTTCAGCGGCCACGGCGGACATATGTGGAAAAACCACACATTTTTTATCACCGTTAAATATTTTATCAATAGTTTGACGAAAAAGTCTAGATACAAGACAAACAAAACCTCCAGTTccgtatcaattccttgaaccTCAATTCCATCTCAACCTACTGTAGGAGACAGTTTGTTAATGGCTGTAGGTCTAAACCTAAATCCTTCAGTAGGAGACAAACTTGCCATTTCTCATAACGCTCCTGCGTAGCTTGCCTTGGCTGCTTAGCATTCCTTCACCCACCTGGCACTTCTTGCCTCCCCCACACTCCCTAAGTGCTCTGACATCGGCATACTCAAGATATGCCCGATTCTTACAGCCTTCATATTATCGATTAGTAATATAGGCCATTTCTGCATTGATTTAGTCTATCCCAAGCACGATACACCCACAACTAAGAAGTTTTTCAGCTGCAATGCCGGACCTTCCCCACCACCGAGAAGTGCTCCTTTGATACGATGGCTGATTCCAAGTCTTCATACTTTTGATGATAAGTAGTATATAATAGACCATTTCTGAATTGCTTTTTTGGACTCACGAGCATGTAGGACTCACGAGGTTTCCCAACTGGCAACTGGGGAACCTTCCCTACACACCCGAAGTGCTCCTCTGATACGATGGTAGACTCCTGTAATGAGAAGTCGGCCATTTGTGCATTGAGTTGTGCCTAGAGTCACATTTCAGATGCAGCCAAATCCCCAGAGTCATGGCAAAGGCTTTCCAACAAGCAACGTTACAAATCCCACTCCTAATCTCCAACAACTTGTTGAGATGCCATGCCCCGAACCTCCCCCACACATCCCAAGTACCCCTCTGACACACTAAAGATATGGTAGATTCTTACAGCCTACATATCTTTGATGAGAAGTACGTGCTCTTGACTTGCCCATCTAAGACCAGTTAACTAAGGGGTTgacataggtaccaccattttagctagaaattgaaatcctaaagcaactagaacttctTCAACTGAAATGTATGCCTATTTAAAActtgggaggctgttctctgaaaaacaaagaacattgaaattggcattcacttcgttttgaaggagttctgattgctttaggatttcacagtgtagccaaaatggtggtaccaatctggtcaacccttaatttaGGAAATGATGGGCTCCAGTAAATGTGGGCTACATTGCGAAATAGGTGATGAGCAAAGAATTGggtcactacatgtatttgatgtgGGGGACACTGGGAATTTGGGTCATTTTATCTTATCATCATGTTGGATTTTTAACTCATTTCCAGTGGCTCCTACAGTTGTTCCGAAACTCAAGCCAGTCTAGTTACAACAAACggcagcgtacccctttaaaatatCAAGGTTTATCTTATCACAACACATTCCCATGAGATATTTCAAGGCAACACATCGAGGAGAGTGATTAATAGGTACTATAGACTATTGTTCTTATCAATATTCCCACTAACCTTTCACTAACCCATACATCAAACCGTCTGCTCACTTGCGATTTATTAGTCTTTGGTAAAATCTCTTAAAATACGAACAACCATGACCCACAAAataaaatttgagaattttttttctttgaaaaaaattgaaatcgtAATCATTTCTGAATTTTTTGGTGAATGCAAAAAAGGATGCACAAACATTGAGTGGTTCACAGTATCCTGCCCTCTCATCAAGTTATCTTGAAATGCCTTATCTTGGCAAATATACACCAGCAGGTATCTGCATATTCACCTTGATATCCATCTGCCACAGTTTCAAACTTGTGACCACAATGAACTCATGTCATGTCACAGTCTACAGGAGGTGACTATTATTTCAACCTGGAACAAGTTCAAAGTTATTTTGATCTATACTACCAGTACAAACATGTAGTGCAGGGATGTCAGAGAAAAAGCTAAGACATTTATCCGTTTGAAAATCTTGTCCTTTGAACTGTTCTTACTTACAAAAATGTGAGtctaaaatgcttatttttggtccgATTAAAAAGATTCAAGGTTAAACAGAGAGCTGAAGCAAAGACCTTTTCATTTTTGCTGTCTTGAACACTTTTCTATAGGAGAAATAAATGGAAATACTCCAAACGTCTTTGCATCCCTGATTGCGTCTGACTTGCGGAACAGTGAACTCCCTGGAGGATAGAACAGAAGCTGGAAATCCAGGGCTGGAAAACAACAAAGCGAAGTGATGACCACATCTAACAGACCGTGATCTATTATTACACGAAATCAATAGAACGATTACAAAGCGAGAATGTACTCTATGACTGCCAGTCTAAGATCGGTGTGAGCGAGAAACAATGTCCTCTGACCCTCAGTGTTTTTGTGTCAGGCGAACGCAGCAAGGTGAGTGTGTAGGGTGAACTattgaaaaacatgattttcatggaaatttgggacaaaaagcGTTGTTATGCCCCTCCTTTGAGCCTATAGCCCAAATCCCTCGAGCCTATTGCCCCCCTGGTATAGGGGTCAAAACAGTCACCCACAGTAGTTTTGGAAAAGACGCAAGTGCCAAATGGCTGGCTAGTCTGTCCTGATCACACGTCATTGCCTTCTTACCTTAGTATAGATTCTACATGTTCTACCAATGACTTTGGTAAGACCAGGCACACAAACTAAATGAACAAGTACTTCTCCCTCTAAATCAAATCATGTTATCAAACAGACctagaaaatttgaaatattttcatgataacCGCAAAACCTATATTCGTTGCATTTCATAAATGCAGGTTATGCAAATGTCTCTGAAATACATTTACAATCTACAGTTTAAATACTGTACTGTTTCCTCCTCAACTCCAAAGCTATTTGCAAGTAAGTGTGTTATTTGCTATCAACTTGAACCTTCACATGCCATGATGTTAGAATTCAAATTCCAGGCCACATACAAGAAATGACGACATATCTAAGACATTGAAGTGTACTGATTTGAAAATATGACATAATCAACTcatactttaaaaatatttcgtTGAAATATTTGTGGCTTTTTTACGTGACAAAAATCGCAGTCTGTGTAGCTGCTTGGCATCATGCAGCCACATTAGCTTGTCTAACCTTGACTGTTTGCAAGGGAACATTTTCTCACACTCAAACAGCACACCTGACATTATCCCCAAACTGTTGTCAGCAGAATGACCTATGATAACCCGACAAAAAGAACATATCGTCACCAGGAATTATCTTTACAGATCAAATGGTCTACAAAAAGTTGCACCTATAGCTGGTCCTCATTGGTCCGTGACATGGTATTGTTGGGAATGACGGAACGAATCTCTAATGGGCCGTATATCACCAGAAGTACAACAGATCAAGGGCGAGGGGACTGGACCCACAGCCAGGTAGCATCAATGACCGATCGGAAGAAGATTCTGGCAAAATGGTGCCATTATGTCAATCCACCAAGAACGCTAGCGAGAAATCAACTCCACAGAAGCTGGATAGTGTGATAACGAGAACGAACTTAACACACCCTTaaaataatggaagaaattacTCGCCAAAGGGTAGTACTTTGAAGGGCGGGAAATTCCAAGTAACTGTGGGCGTCGCAAACAATTTTATTGAGTTATCACGCAAGATAATACACTTGGAAAGAAACAATTAAGTGAATTACACTGCTGACAAACCTTCTGGGCAAAGTTTCACGTAACGAGGAAAATTCGTAATTTTGGTTTGGGAGAAAGCTTACAGAAAATCCTTTCAATGGAATCGGTCCATACTTAGTAGATTCAATCGATCTCGGTGATTACATACCTTTGATAAACAAGTCTACGTAAATGCTACATTTGAATCAGCGCCACTGGTGACAGAAGTTGGAACCAGATTTCAGAGGTGTCTGCCATAGAGAGAGTGCTACCTTAGGTAGTCCATACCGGTTACCATTTCGGCCGGATGACATCGGCAATTTCCAAAGACGTTCACcacagtcaaaattttttgATATGGCCGTTTGCTGTTGATATGTATTTTTCACGACAGGTAATAATAAACTGGAAAGCTAGAGttatttttaaaatgatacTCTCAGAGCACACAAACTACCCAAACCTTCCAAATGAACGCCGCTATTGATCAATCACTATGTGAAAATAATCACACAATATGACTTGGCGATGAGGAGATGAACTGTATCAAACTAACCAGTCGTGACTGGGTGTAACCAGACTCGCCACGTTTGGTTTGTTTAGTCACTCTAACAAGAGTTATTACACAGGTTTCGCAATACTTACAAAGAGCGATGAATAAACAGAGTATGAAATATGCAAATGTGTTTATTgatgactttttaaaaaagtttcCGATTCCACGAACGAtaatttacgagtgtcgcgtatATCCATTAGCACATGACCTGATGACATGAAAGACCTTCATAACTCGTACTTCGTCGGAAGTGAATATGGGATGACGAAAGTCAGTCACACACAGCTTGTCAAGGGTGGGCAGGGCCCCCTTCAAGAGTCATATATTGATTGTTT of Lineus longissimus chromosome 9, tnLinLong1.2, whole genome shotgun sequence contains these proteins:
- the LOC135493213 gene encoding GRB2-associated-binding protein 1-like isoform X4, with translation MSSEEVIVKGWLVKSPPERKSSRIAWRFVFRAKWRRRYFVLHKPLGSLPGYFALDYYEDETCRRKTGSIDLELTEQIISSLDSSHYAHLFAIKTKFKKKDRTYYLAVDSENEMNKWVECLCQVCGLKPEDVPDADQPAAPPVDSVDGSVDVRTVQPHTGMGAQQPETPSSIAEQNHAGSYVRLDVCVSTKNDPAPVSSPEFDRQSVDSIPDTPPPPIPLPVDPSPTTDNAFTFEPNLYSVPPRRPDIPVSEGPQDWYDVPPPQSAVFSSNLRRDSTSSSAKRDSSVRGSTQSTLSEQSSMSGPNEIYDVPPTRYQLDEVAKKTSEVRLSAPEDMYDYPPSRIDNSEPMAPVIPDAPPRPPRPAPGKPAQIETRLAYQNVPPNSMAHPANRKPDLTEFKQRSFDDIYDFPKPQPNNGCLSMSPPPGNVTSNVTTHNYINASTTVDNDDDDAFAPADNSNNNTKLGNDLFSVVPTTNRNGDLHLQALRDSAVNDNIYQIPPSNAPITSARPQVTTRATPTKKPAAKGRSYSVGTLPEDTYAIYPTARTRSFKKERVPTPPMNRSTKTQAAISEIGIPTPTRIGSDDSSSSDDDDSLSEQLIAKASRRSHANSLTLPYNHKPPQQKKEIQYLDLDLSGPKGSGDEIQYLDLDLQATPEKKVIKRSPKLSKPVTAGNVSPTEYKEIDFLKTHALNETRKTLESEHKRKNSDAVAPI
- the LOC135493213 gene encoding GRB2-associated-binding protein 1-like isoform X3; the encoded protein is MSSEEVIVKGWLVKSPPERKSSRIAWRFVFRAPFCFGGNLLKWRRRYFVLHKPLGSLPGYFALDYYEDETCRRKTGSIDLELTEQIISSLDSSHYAHLFAIKTKFKKKDRTYYLAVDSENEMNKWVECLCQVCGLKPEDVPDADQPAAPPVDSVDGSVDVRTVQPHTGMGAQQPETPSSIAEQNHAGSYVRLDVCVSTKNDPAPVSSPEFDRQSVDSIPDTPPPPIPLPVDPSPTTDNAFTFEPNLYSVPPRRPDIPVSEGPQDWYDVPPPQSAVFSSNLRRDSTSSSAKRDSSVRGSTQSTLSEQSSMSGPNEIYDVPPTRYQLDEVAKKTSEVRLSAPEDMYDYPPSRIDNSEPMAPVIPDAPPRPPRPAPGKPAQIETRLAYQNVPPNSMAHPANRKPDLTEFKQRSFDDIYDFPKPQPNNGCLSMSPPPGNVTSNVTTHNYINASTTVDNDDDDAFAPADNSNNNTKLGNDLFSVVPTTNRNGDLHLQALRDSAVNDNIYQIPPSNAPITSARPQVTTRATPTKKPAAKGRSYSVGTLPEDTYAIYPTARTRSFKKERVPTPPMNRSTKTQAAISEIGIPTPTRIGSDDSSSSDDDDSLSEQLIAKASRRSHANSLTLPYNHKPPQQKKEIQYLDLDLSGPKGSGDEIQYLDLDLQATPEKKVIKRSPKLSKPVTAGNVSPTEYKEIDFLKTHALNETRKTLESEHKRKNSDAVAPI
- the LOC135493213 gene encoding GRB2-associated-binding protein 1-like isoform X5 → MNKWVECLCQVCGLKPEDVPDADQPAAPPVDSVDGSVDVRTVQPHTGMGAQQPETPSSIAEQNHAGSYVRLDVCVSTKNDPAPVSSPEFDRQSVDSIPDTPPPPIPLPVDPSPTTDNAFTFEPNLYSVPPRRPDIPVSEGPQDWYDVPPPQSAVFSSNLRRDSTSSSAKRDSSVRGSTQSTLSEQSSMSGPNEIYDVPPTRYQLDEVAKKTSEVRLSAPEDMYDYPPSRIDNSEPMAPVIPDAPPRPPRPAPGKPAQIETRLAYQNVPPNSMAHPANRKPDLTEFKQRSFDDIYDFPKPQPNNGCLSMSPPPGNVTSNVTTHNYINASTTVDNDDDDAFAPADNSNNNTKLGNDLFSVVPTTNRNGDLHLQALRDSAVNDNIYQIPPSNAPITSARPQVTTRATPTKKPAAKGRSYSVGTLPEDTYAIYPTARTRSFKKERVPTPPMNRSTKTQAAISEIGIPTPTRIGSDDSSSSDDDDSLSEQLIAKASRRSHANSLTLPYNHKPPQQKKEIQYLDLDLSGPKGSGDEIQYLDLDLQATPEKKVIKRSPKLSKPVTAGNVSPTEYKEIDFLKTHALNETRKTLESEHKRKNSDAVAPI